TGAAGTGCCATTTGGCTCTTTTCGTATGCATATTTATCGTGCATGTAGTGAATAATGTTCATTGTATCAACATAAACGCGTGCTACTTCTTGCAAGACTTTGTCATATTCAACCATGACTTTGTCGAAATCAAGAACATCGTCGTTCATTGCAGGTACATTTTCGATTACTTTAATTCCCTTAACTTCGTCACGACCTTCGTTAATTGTGTAAAGAAGTGCCTTTGCTAAGTTTGTACGTGCTCCAAAGTATTGCATTTGTTTACCGATTTGCATAGCTGAAACACAGCAAGCAATTCCGTAGTCATCGCCAAATCCTGGACGCATGATATCGTCATTTTCATATTGGATAGCACCTGTTTCGATTGACATTTTCGCACAGTAACGTTTGAAGCCAATTGGCATGTCATCTGACCAAAGAACAGTCATGTTTGGTTCTGGTGCAGGTCCTAAGTTTGTAAGTGTATGTAAGTAACGGAATGAGTTCTTTGTTACAAGTGTGCGTCCGTCATCGCCCATACCACCGATTGATTCTGTAACCCATGTTGGGTCTCCAGCGAATAAATCATCGTATTCTGGTGTACGTAAGTGACGTACTAAACGGAGTTTCATGATGAATTGATCAATGTAAGCTTGTGCTTCATTTTCGTCAATTAATCCAGCTTTAAGATCGCGTTCAATATAGATGTCTAAGAATGATGAAGTACGTCCTAGTGACATAGCAGCACCGTTGTTTTCTTTAACAGCTGCAAGGTATGCGAAGTATGTCCATTGGATTGCTTCTTTTGCATTTGTAGCTGGAACTGAAATATCGAAACCATATTTTGAAGCCATTGATGTGATTGCTGCTAATGCGCGAATTTGCTCATTAACTTCTTCACGTTGTTGGATTCCATCTGCATTGATTGTCGTCAATCCTGCTAAGTCTTTTTTCTTTTCGTCAACTAAGAATGCTGTACCGTAAAGTGCAACACGACGGTAATCACCAATAATACGTCCACGTCCGTAAGCATCTGGAAGACCTGTTAAAAGTCCTGTTGTACGGTATTTACGGATTTCAGGAGTATAAGCGTCAAATACACCAGCATTATGAGTTTTGGTATATGTATGCCAGAAGTGGCTTGTTTGATCATCTAATTTACGTCCATAGATATCCAAGATGTTATCTACCAAACGAATACCACCATAAGGGTTGATAATACGTTTTAATGGCGCATCTGTTTGAAGTCCCACGATTTCTTCATCTTCTTTGATGATGTATCCTGGAGCAAAGTTATCGATTCCTGACATTTCATTCATTTCAATATCAAGAACACGAACTTTAACTTCCTCTTTAAGTAGTTCTAAGCAACGTTTCCAAAGACGGTCTGTTGAGTCCGCAAGTGGTGCTAAGAATTTGTCATCACCTTCATAAGGTGTAACGTTTAGTTGGATAAAATCACGTACGTCGATTTTATCTTGCCATTGTCCTTTTTTAAATCCATTCCATGCATTTGTCATTTTGTAAGCATCTCCTTTGCTGTTTTACATTCTCATTTTACCACTCTGTTCGCTCAAGTTTTACGATGACGTAACTATTTTTTATCATTTCTCAAATTATGATAATTTCCCTTCAAAATCACAGGGTTTTCCAACACACTTGAGAAATGTGTGCGCGTTTTCACATTGTTTTGTGACTTACATTGGATAAACCCCTTACATAGCCGATATTCTGTTATTTGTGCAATATACTTGTTAAGTGGTTTCACAAAGTTTATGATGGAATAGGCGATTGTAAGAAAGCGCTTTTTCTTATATAA
The window above is part of the Erysipelothrix sp. HDW6C genome. Proteins encoded here:
- the pflB gene encoding formate C-acetyltransferase translates to MTNAWNGFKKGQWQDKIDVRDFIQLNVTPYEGDDKFLAPLADSTDRLWKRCLELLKEEVKVRVLDIEMNEMSGIDNFAPGYIIKEDEEIVGLQTDAPLKRIINPYGGIRLVDNILDIYGRKLDDQTSHFWHTYTKTHNAGVFDAYTPEIRKYRTTGLLTGLPDAYGRGRIIGDYRRVALYGTAFLVDEKKKDLAGLTTINADGIQQREEVNEQIRALAAITSMASKYGFDISVPATNAKEAIQWTYFAYLAAVKENNGAAMSLGRTSSFLDIYIERDLKAGLIDENEAQAYIDQFIMKLRLVRHLRTPEYDDLFAGDPTWVTESIGGMGDDGRTLVTKNSFRYLHTLTNLGPAPEPNMTVLWSDDMPIGFKRYCAKMSIETGAIQYENDDIMRPGFGDDYGIACCVSAMQIGKQMQYFGARTNLAKALLYTINEGRDEVKGIKVIENVPAMNDDVLDFDKVMVEYDKVLQEVARVYVDTMNIIHYMHDKYAYEKSQMALHDTNVQRLMAFGIAGLSVVADSLSAIKYAKVSPIRNEEGLAVDFKVEGDYPKYGNDDDRVDQIAVDLVERFSELLKTHPLIRGAKHTLSILTITSNVVYGKKTGATPDGRVAGEPFAPGANPMHGRDSSGALASLNSVAKIPYAEVCEDGVSNTFSIVPQVLGKSEDERVNNLVGVMNGYFNQKAHHLNVNVLNRELLQDAMKHPEKYPQLTIRVSGYAVNFNRLSTEQQEEVISRTFHETI